In Rissa tridactyla isolate bRisTri1 chromosome 23, bRisTri1.patW.cur.20221130, whole genome shotgun sequence, the following are encoded in one genomic region:
- the TAGLN2 gene encoding transgelin-2: protein MANRGPSYGLSREVQQKIDRQYDPELEQILVRWILAQCGGDVAQPAPGRDGFQQWLKDGTVLCRLINSLHPRGQSPVAKIQASAMAFKQMEQISQFLQAAERYGIAATDIFQTVDLWEGKNMACVQRTLMNLGSLAVAKGDGLFVGDPNWFPKKSQENRRVFSEDKLKEGQSVIGLQMGTNRGASQAGMTGYGMPRQIL, encoded by the exons ATGGCAAACCGGGGACCGTCGTACGGCCTGAGCCGGGAGGTGCAGCAGAAGATCGACCGTCAGTACGACCCCGAGCTGGAGCAGATCCTGGTGCGGTGGATCCTGGCACAGTGCGGCGGCGACGTCGCGCAGCCGGCGCCCGGTAGGGACGGCTTCCAGCAGTGGCTGAAGGACGGCACC GTGTTGTGCCGGCTCATCAACAGCCTGCACCCGCGGGGCCAGAGCCCGGTGGCCAAGATCCAGGCGTCCGCCATGGCCTTCAAGCAGATGGAGCAGATCTCGCAGTTCCTGCAGGCGGCCGAGCGTTACGGCATCGCCGCCACCGACATCTTCCAGACCGTCGACCTTTGGGAAG GGAAGAACATGGCGTGCGTGCAGAGGACCCTGATGAACCTGGGCAGCCTGGCGGTGGCCAAGGGCGACGGGCTCTTCGTGGGAGACCCCAACTGGTTCCCCAA GAAGTCGCAGGAGAACCGGCGCGTCTTCTCGGAGGACAAGCTGAAGGAGGGACAGAGCGTCATCGGGCTGCAGATGGGCACCAACCGGGGCGCCTCGCAGGCCGGCATGACGGGCTACGGCATGCCCCGCCAGATCCTCTGA